In one window of Methanoculleus chikugoensis DNA:
- a CDS encoding IS1634 family transposase, whose product MEGSNVSIGHLGIVAGAFDTLGIAEVVDRAIPKTRHHHLTHGDIVKAMVLNGLGFVERRLYLYPEFFSEIAVDRLLGEGITTEHLNDDVLGRTLDAIAAYGPTELFNAIVAECLLASDYGTHCLHVDTTTFSVSGEYDADFDSRDMTITYGHPKDGRWDLKQFVLGMATDQHGIPLFLQTFSGNESDKKTLLTIITQLTENLQHPGKVYHIADAAFYTAENLATLGTHTFWISRVPATLNEVKDLVAADLPLHPCADDRYRYAEHMSEYAGIPQKWVVYHSAPMQEQQEKTFAKRLENDRKKAETSLRKLGAREFACEPDARIAAEKWLQEHLQFRFSSLDIRATTRKLTKKRGRPKADEPVETVYTVSAEVEYNPLVVEQRRQKLGRFVLATNDRELSPDELLTNNKEQGTVERGFRFLKDPSFRVAEIFLKKPSRIQALAMIMVLCLFIYAMTEFRLRRNLQENGETVTGQTKKQTQNPTLKWLFFRFRGVRELRFQAGEAVTVLVTNMNPEFWKILRLLGTEYENYYL is encoded by the coding sequence ATCGAAGGCTCCAACGTCTCGATCGGCCATCTCGGGATCGTTGCCGGTGCTTTCGACACCCTCGGGATCGCCGAGGTCGTTGACCGTGCCATTCCCAAGACGCGGCACCACCACCTCACCCACGGGGATATTGTCAAAGCCATGGTGCTCAACGGTCTTGGTTTTGTCGAGCGCCGGCTCTACCTCTATCCGGAGTTCTTCTCGGAGATTGCCGTCGACCGGCTCCTCGGCGAGGGCATCACCACCGAGCATCTCAACGACGACGTCCTGGGCAGGACACTCGACGCGATCGCCGCATACGGTCCGACCGAGCTCTTCAACGCAATCGTGGCCGAGTGCCTCCTCGCCAGCGACTACGGCACGCACTGCCTCCACGTCGATACCACAACGTTCAGCGTCAGCGGCGAGTATGACGCCGACTTCGACTCCCGCGATATGACCATCACCTACGGCCATCCCAAGGATGGTCGGTGGGACCTCAAGCAGTTCGTCCTCGGAATGGCGACCGATCAGCACGGCATCCCGCTCTTTCTGCAGACCTTCTCCGGGAACGAGTCCGATAAGAAAACCCTGCTGACGATCATCACTCAACTGACTGAGAACCTGCAGCACCCGGGCAAGGTCTACCACATCGCCGATGCCGCGTTCTATACGGCCGAGAACCTCGCGACGCTCGGCACTCATACCTTCTGGATCAGCCGGGTACCAGCGACCCTGAACGAGGTCAAGGATCTCGTCGCCGCCGATCTCCCCCTGCACCCGTGCGCGGACGATCGCTACCGATATGCGGAGCATATGTCTGAATATGCCGGCATCCCGCAGAAGTGGGTCGTCTACCACTCGGCACCGATGCAGGAGCAGCAGGAGAAGACATTCGCAAAAAGGCTGGAGAATGACAGAAAAAAGGCAGAGACGTCGCTCCGGAAACTCGGCGCACGGGAGTTCGCCTGCGAGCCGGATGCCCGGATCGCCGCCGAGAAGTGGCTGCAGGAGCACCTGCAGTTCCGTTTTAGCTCTCTGGACATCCGAGCAACTACCCGGAAGCTGACGAAGAAGCGGGGCAGGCCGAAGGCGGATGAACCGGTGGAGACGGTCTATACGGTCTCTGCAGAGGTTGAGTACAACCCCCTGGTTGTCGAACAACGTCGGCAGAAACTCGGCCGGTTTGTCCTGGCGACGAACGATCGGGAACTCTCACCGGACGAGCTGCTGACGAACAACAAAGAGCAGGGCACGGTGGAGCGGGGGTTCCGGTTCCTCAAGGATCCCTCGTTCCGGGTGGCGGAGATCTTTCTCAAGAAACCCTCCCGGATCCAGGCACTGGCGATGATCATGGTCCTCTGTCTCTTCATCTATGCGATGACCGAGTTCCGGCTCCGCCGGAACCTGCAGGAGAACGGGGAAACGGTGACCGGCCAGACGAAGAAGCAGACCCAGAACCCGACCTTGAAGTGGCTGTTCTTCCGCTTCCGCGGAGTCCGGGAACTCCGGTTCCAAGCGGGAGAGGCGGTGACGGTGCTGGTTACGAACATGAACCCGGAGTTCTGGAAGATACTCCGGTTGCTTGGAACGGAGTATGAAAATTACTATTTGTGA
- a CDS encoding glycosyltransferase family 4 protein codes for MKIIMLRSNPIDPDVRLEKEAKTLANAGHDVTLVGWQRFGNAPVQEKRHRYTIRRLKFRAPVEKGVILYLPIWWILALFWLLKEDWDVVHAADLDTYVPAILAAKSKRKQLVYDIFDFYADLVVLPAYVRNCVAAFDIYLMRFADAVIVVDPSRLRQIGKDGDNGINIIYNSPEDSRHLATVDMRQEQWKPFKIFYAGILGEGRDFESVIHAAKDIGDVLVEFAGFGYYAEYLRSISEQEPHVTFVGRIPYDDVISRTLQSDLLFALYDPDVPNNRYASPNKLFEAMMCGKPILISDGTAMAEIVREEKCGFVVPYGNADAIKHAILTLKENPALCKHLGKNGREAYEKKYNWENMEERLLKIYVGLQKK; via the coding sequence ATGAAAATTATCATGCTCCGCTCCAATCCCATCGATCCGGATGTAAGGCTGGAGAAAGAAGCGAAAACATTGGCGAACGCGGGTCATGATGTGACGCTGGTAGGATGGCAAAGATTCGGTAATGCGCCGGTTCAAGAAAAACGGCACCGTTATACCATTAGGCGCTTGAAATTTAGAGCTCCCGTTGAAAAAGGGGTAATCCTATATCTCCCGATCTGGTGGATTCTCGCGTTATTCTGGTTGTTAAAGGAAGACTGGGATGTTGTCCATGCTGCCGATCTTGACACATATGTCCCTGCCATCCTTGCCGCCAAATCCAAGAGGAAACAACTGGTCTACGACATCTTTGACTTTTATGCCGATCTGGTGGTGTTGCCCGCATACGTCAGGAATTGTGTGGCTGCGTTTGATATTTACTTAATGAGATTCGCAGATGCAGTCATTGTAGTAGATCCCAGCCGATTGAGGCAGATTGGAAAAGACGGGGATAACGGTATCAACATCATTTATAATTCCCCTGAAGATTCCCGGCACTTAGCGACGGTGGATATGCGGCAAGAGCAGTGGAAGCCGTTTAAGATCTTCTATGCCGGAATACTGGGAGAGGGTAGGGATTTCGAATCGGTAATTCATGCAGCAAAAGATATTGGGGATGTTCTGGTCGAATTTGCAGGATTCGGATACTATGCAGAGTATTTACGGTCTATAAGCGAACAGGAGCCCCATGTCACATTCGTCGGAAGAATTCCTTATGATGATGTCATTTCGAGGACGTTACAATCGGACCTGCTGTTCGCCCTCTACGATCCCGATGTCCCAAATAATCGTTATGCCAGCCCTAACAAACTATTTGAAGCGATGATGTGCGGGAAACCGATCCTGATCAGTGACGGGACAGCAATGGCTGAGATTGTAAGGGAGGAGAAATGCGGCTTCGTCGTGCCGTACGGGAACGCTGACGCGATCAAGCATGCAATCCTTACGCTCAAAGAAAATCCCGCCCTGTGCAAGCACCTTGGCAAGAACGGCCGGGAAGCCTATGAAAAAAAGTACAATTGGGAGAACATGGAGGAGCGGTTGCTGAAGATTTATGTTGGCTTACAAAAGAAGTAA
- a CDS encoding glycosyltransferase: protein MTLLWLFVIVGVSALLIWQFVGYPLLMATVALRAKPRVVDYTYQPFVSILVPTYNEETVIAQRIENLLNLNYPGENYEIIVVDSGSLDGTVGVVQDLLQSYGDHNPPVKIIREKERRGKASAINFGKRAARGDFVLVTDANAAFDPNVLREIMPHFKDPKVGAVGGKYCVANPENSLAASTSFYWDLEYMMRVGESALDSACTFHGEINAWRKDLVDADVRMLTEDLDMCVSIKEKGYKIVYEPGAIVYEPAPTTPEDQIKQRKRTSIGTIQILFKHGKFLISAKDWYRRLIFPSHKALTMISPFMILTIPILYLVIGDLQVALAHLILTLTFFVSLFAALLFARSRLLPGRKDETAFSVASIPKIIHYVLLNEYLILLAWKDFLFGRYSVLWEKATTTR, encoded by the coding sequence ATGACATTATTATGGCTCTTTGTAATCGTCGGCGTGTCGGCGTTGTTGATCTGGCAGTTTGTAGGATATCCCCTATTAATGGCAACCGTCGCTCTTAGGGCAAAACCCAGGGTCGTGGATTATACGTACCAACCGTTCGTCTCGATCCTGGTTCCGACGTATAACGAAGAGACCGTTATTGCACAGCGGATAGAGAACCTTTTGAACCTTAATTATCCCGGAGAGAACTACGAGATCATTGTGGTTGATTCCGGTTCTCTTGACGGAACCGTCGGCGTCGTGCAAGATCTCCTGCAAAGTTATGGGGATCACAATCCGCCAGTGAAGATCATTCGGGAAAAAGAGAGGCGTGGGAAAGCATCCGCAATAAACTTCGGAAAGAGGGCAGCAAGAGGAGATTTCGTCTTGGTGACCGATGCAAACGCAGCCTTTGACCCGAACGTACTCCGAGAAATCATGCCGCACTTCAAGGATCCAAAAGTAGGGGCCGTAGGGGGTAAATACTGTGTTGCAAATCCAGAAAATTCTCTTGCGGCCTCTACCTCTTTCTACTGGGATCTGGAATACATGATGCGGGTCGGTGAATCCGCGCTGGACTCGGCATGTACCTTCCACGGGGAGATCAACGCATGGAGGAAAGACCTCGTCGATGCCGATGTCCGGATGCTTACTGAAGATTTAGACATGTGCGTCTCCATCAAAGAAAAAGGATATAAAATCGTTTACGAGCCCGGTGCGATCGTATACGAACCCGCTCCCACCACGCCGGAGGATCAGATCAAACAAAGAAAGCGGACGAGCATCGGGACAATCCAGATTCTATTTAAACATGGAAAGTTCCTGATATCCGCAAAAGACTGGTATCGAAGATTGATCTTCCCCTCACATAAGGCACTGACCATGATTTCTCCCTTCATGATCCTGACTATCCCAATACTCTATCTGGTCATAGGGGATCTTCAGGTTGCACTGGCACACCTTATTCTCACGTTAACTTTCTTTGTAAGCCTTTTTGCTGCACTTCTTTTTGCGAGATCCCGGTTGTTACCCGGGAGGAAAGATGAAACAGCTTTCTCAGTGGCTTCAATTCCCAAAATTATACACTACGTACTGTTGAACGAATATCTCATACTCCTGGCATGGAAGGATTTTCTCTTTGGGAGATACTCAGTCCTATGGGAAAAAGCAACGACAACTCGCTGA
- a CDS encoding right-handed parallel beta-helix repeat-containing protein produces MVIVLTLFSIALLTQLAVGDDHHAFMKSGEHGIQELRNSLFDPFGAQENIPFMIIGERAGNTLHSLEPEKTDPVNSLSFPFRVNSALASAALNQLPTFGAESNPTGSPIGGGYAYHDIITPTDPAVNYTVTTADELLTALQNAEQGDVIYIDEMVNIDLTDTPEVVIPAGVTLASNRGARSTAGSAAYSFNISKPGNYVLWGLTSAPRENGKSLWVSMDEKESRHWNLEGSSNWSWNREGSHNLSSGQHCLVIRGRENGSKLDRLFITADPDLVPDAAIKEHEKEDHIWLEAESGLTSPPMRKLPDPTASGGMCISILEGSCRNETPISPGGKIFLTRAANSRYPTGLVTGGENTRITGIRLEGPDMTTENVNPPALGIYASYRTEVDNCEIWGWSGAGIGVYGTGGGSDMKSGGYFHHNNIHHCQMNGLGYGIIVANGSASLIEANYFDYCRHAIVGDGHVNNGYEVRYNLFGYNFPKSNNAHVVDMHGVSTASGNVAGDRLIIHHNTFEAISTTDYCIAVRGIPKTGAYIDHNWIKYTGDPIGRTGVTTSQLSTRMYIGENKGPNGQILSTLNQRIISTSLS; encoded by the coding sequence GTGGTCATTGTTCTGACTCTGTTCAGCATAGCACTGCTCACTCAACTAGCGGTCGGAGATGATCATCATGCATTTATGAAGAGCGGAGAACACGGAATCCAGGAATTGAGAAACTCCCTTTTTGATCCCTTTGGTGCCCAAGAAAATATACCGTTCATGATTATTGGCGAGCGAGCCGGCAACACACTGCATTCTCTTGAACCGGAAAAGACAGATCCCGTGAATTCCCTCTCATTTCCCTTCAGGGTTAACTCGGCATTGGCATCTGCAGCACTCAACCAACTCCCGACGTTTGGTGCCGAATCGAATCCCACCGGCAGCCCCATCGGCGGAGGGTATGCCTATCATGATATAATCACTCCGACGGATCCAGCGGTGAACTATACCGTCACAACCGCAGATGAGCTGCTCACTGCCCTTCAGAACGCAGAGCAAGGAGATGTGATATATATCGATGAAATGGTCAACATCGATCTTACAGATACACCCGAAGTTGTCATCCCTGCCGGTGTAACCCTTGCCAGCAACAGGGGAGCCAGAAGCACGGCCGGATCGGCGGCATATTCATTTAACATCAGTAAACCAGGAAATTACGTCCTTTGGGGCCTTACTTCTGCACCCCGGGAGAACGGCAAATCCCTCTGGGTTTCAATGGATGAAAAGGAGAGTCGACATTGGAACCTTGAAGGTAGTTCAAATTGGAGCTGGAATCGCGAAGGAAGCCACAATCTGTCTTCCGGGCAACATTGCCTGGTTATCCGGGGGCGGGAGAATGGATCGAAACTCGACAGACTCTTTATTACAGCAGATCCGGACCTTGTCCCCGATGCTGCCATAAAAGAACATGAAAAAGAAGATCACATATGGTTGGAAGCGGAATCCGGCTTAACATCGCCTCCGATGAGGAAACTCCCGGACCCGACAGCATCAGGCGGAATGTGCATCTCAATCCTCGAAGGCTCCTGCAGGAATGAAACTCCAATTTCTCCCGGCGGAAAAATCTTTCTGACGAGAGCGGCCAACTCACGGTATCCGACCGGGCTTGTCACAGGCGGGGAGAATACCAGGATCACCGGGATCCGTCTGGAAGGTCCGGACATGACAACCGAGAATGTGAATCCACCAGCTCTTGGGATTTATGCCTCCTATCGAACGGAAGTTGACAACTGTGAGATCTGGGGCTGGAGCGGTGCCGGAATAGGGGTCTACGGCACAGGAGGGGGATCCGACATGAAGAGCGGCGGATACTTCCACCACAACAACATACACCATTGCCAGATGAACGGTCTTGGATATGGCATCATTGTGGCCAATGGTTCAGCATCCCTGATCGAAGCGAATTACTTCGACTACTGCCGGCACGCAATCGTGGGTGACGGTCATGTTAATAACGGATACGAGGTGCGATACAACCTGTTCGGGTACAACTTCCCGAAGAGTAACAATGCGCACGTGGTTGACATGCACGGAGTAAGTACGGCATCCGGGAACGTCGCCGGCGACAGGCTGATCATCCATCACAACACGTTCGAAGCTATCAGCACAACCGATTACTGTATTGCCGTCCGGGGGATCCCCAAAACAGGGGCCTACATCGACCACAACTGGATCAAGTATACCGGCGATCCAATCGGGCGAACCGGCGTTACAACCAGCCAACTCAGCACGCGCATGTACATCGGTGAGAACAAGGGACCGAACGGCCAGATCCTGTCGACGCTTAACCAGCGTATCATCTCGACCAGTCTGTCGTAA
- a CDS encoding carbohydrate-binding protein, translating to MKKTQFLVLTLSVVLAMAAPALAAQDQTPQGSYDVAVYIDDTKVLAEGSDGQIISDGTAGIDDSKVIQAAMKAVSNGSVVIQAGTYALNSPVEVRVSNPTPAPSEKPDLVVTDISWKPKKPTSGSPVTLQATIKNQGDVPTPAGVKHSVLFTFDDGGAGSSVWSDTHTASIAPGSWVTLTASGGSAGATWTAVEGTHTVKATVDDAGRIAESDETNNVCSEQITVSKAASTPTPTQTPTPTPTEDPSDVPKPYKAHAMPGRINFVDFDFGGEGVAYHDTEAGNQGGYAYRTDSADVDIGERSGVNVPVVSHTYAGEWIQFSEVQVAESGTYVATFYTSTTEDGKSFSVLVDGKKVATVDAPNTGDWYTFAPITVQIPLTAGKHTIQITMDTGWVDMAYVEFATEAPTPTPTATPTVTPTPTATATPKPTQTPVPTPGDEYGAGANPTGNPIGGGDGYTDIISRNDPRVKFIVDTRSELLSALQSARSGDIIYVEGNANIDMSGYFNVRVPTGVTIASNRGEDGAAGGRIFQNRLANDNRPSEYWPPLFKPSGAGTKFTGLRIEGPDKTTSASDLRCGIQTNYQMEVDNCEIWGWSGAGIAVYGTGGGSDMKNGGYFHHNNIHHCQRSGVGYGIVVANGAVSLIEANYFDYCRHAIAGDGHVDNGYEVRYNLFGYNFPKSNNAHVVDMHGVSTASGNVAGDRLIIHHNTFEAISTTDYCIAVRGIPKTGAYIDHNWIKYTGDPIGRTGVTTSQLNTRMYIGENKGPNGQILSTLNQRIISTSLS from the coding sequence ATGAAAAAAACCCAGTTTCTGGTACTGACATTGTCCGTGGTGCTTGCTATGGCCGCACCAGCACTGGCAGCCCAGGACCAGACCCCCCAGGGTTCGTATGATGTCGCGGTATACATCGACGATACGAAGGTCCTTGCGGAAGGCAGCGACGGACAGATCATCAGCGACGGAACAGCAGGAATCGATGACAGTAAAGTCATACAGGCCGCAATGAAGGCCGTCAGTAACGGCAGCGTGGTCATTCAGGCCGGAACCTATGCTCTGAACAGCCCCGTTGAAGTAAGAGTATCCAATCCTACCCCGGCTCCCTCCGAAAAGCCGGACCTCGTGGTGACTGATATCTCCTGGAAGCCGAAAAAGCCAACATCGGGAAGTCCAGTGACGCTCCAGGCTACGATCAAGAACCAGGGCGACGTCCCCACACCTGCGGGTGTGAAGCACAGCGTCCTCTTCACGTTCGATGACGGCGGCGCCGGATCCAGCGTCTGGTCTGACACCCACACGGCATCGATCGCCCCCGGGTCCTGGGTCACCCTGACCGCGAGCGGCGGATCAGCCGGTGCAACCTGGACGGCCGTCGAAGGCACGCACACCGTGAAAGCCACCGTGGACGATGCCGGCCGGATCGCCGAAAGCGACGAGACGAACAACGTCTGCAGCGAGCAGATCACGGTCTCGAAGGCCGCATCGACACCGACTCCGACTCAGACACCGACTCCCACGCCGACGGAAGATCCTTCCGACGTGCCGAAGCCCTACAAGGCGCATGCGATGCCCGGCCGGATCAACTTCGTTGACTTCGACTTCGGAGGCGAAGGTGTTGCGTATCACGATACCGAAGCAGGCAACCAGGGCGGTTACGCATACCGCACCGACAGCGCCGACGTCGATATCGGTGAGCGGAGCGGCGTCAACGTCCCGGTTGTTTCCCACACCTATGCCGGAGAATGGATCCAGTTCTCCGAGGTGCAGGTAGCCGAATCCGGCACCTATGTTGCCACGTTCTACACCAGCACTACGGAAGACGGGAAGTCATTCTCGGTTCTGGTGGACGGGAAGAAGGTCGCTACGGTCGACGCGCCCAACACGGGCGACTGGTACACGTTTGCTCCCATCACGGTGCAGATACCCCTCACCGCCGGTAAGCACACGATCCAGATAACCATGGATACCGGCTGGGTTGACATGGCGTATGTCGAGTTTGCAACCGAAGCACCGACACCCACGCCCACAGCGACGCCGACCGTGACGCCGACGCCCACTGCAACGGCGACACCAAAGCCGACCCAGACTCCAGTGCCGACTCCCGGCGATGAGTATGGAGCGGGTGCAAACCCGACCGGAAACCCCATCGGCGGAGGTGACGGGTATACGGACATCATCAGCCGGAACGACCCCCGCGTGAAGTTCATCGTCGATACGCGGAGCGAACTCCTCTCTGCCCTGCAGAGTGCACGCTCCGGAGATATCATCTATGTCGAAGGCAACGCGAACATCGACATGAGCGGCTACTTCAACGTCCGGGTGCCGACCGGGGTGACAATTGCGAGCAACCGGGGTGAGGATGGAGCTGCAGGCGGGCGGATCTTCCAGAACAGGCTCGCCAATGACAATCGCCCCTCCGAGTACTGGCCGCCCTTATTCAAACCCTCCGGGGCCGGGACGAAATTCACCGGCCTGCGTATTGAAGGGCCGGATAAGACCACGAGTGCTTCGGATCTAAGGTGCGGGATCCAGACAAATTACCAGATGGAAGTTGACAACTGTGAGATCTGGGGCTGGAGCGGTGCCGGCATCGCGGTCTACGGCACAGGAGGGGGATCCGACATGAAGAACGGCGGATACTTCCACCACAACAACATACACCACTGTCAGAGATCTGGCGTTGGGTATGGTATCGTCGTGGCCAATGGCGCAGTATCCCTGATCGAAGCGAATTACTTCGACTACTGCCGGCACGCAATCGCGGGTGACGGTCATGTCGATAACGGATACGAGGTGCGATACAACCTGTTCGGGTACAACTTCCCGAAGAGTAACAATGCACACGTGGTTGACATGCACGGAGTAAGTACGGCATCCGGGAACGTCGCCGGCGACAGGCTGATCATCCATCACAACACGTTCGAAGCTATCAGCACAACCGATTACTGTATTGCCGTCCGGGGGATCCCCAAAACAGGGGCCTACATCGACCACAACTGGATCAAGTATACCGGCGATCCAATCGGGCGAACCGGCGTTACAACCAGCCAACTCAACACGCGCATGTACATCGGTGAGAACAAGGGACCGAACGGCCAGATCCTGTCGACGCTTAACCAGCGTATCATCTCGACCAGTCTGTCGTAA
- a CDS encoding glycosyltransferase family 2 protein: MPAYNEERYIAKTVMGARQYADIVLVVDDGSEDDTVPIARALGALVIQHEVNRGYGGALQTIFDTVRKIGADELVIMDSDGQHDPRDIENLLRKLREGNDVVIGSRFIKGARGDIPAYRRVGMKVLDTATQYASDMNITDSQSGFRAYGKRAIQTIQLGGNDMSAGSEILIQIGAQNLKVAEEPIRVRYDIENTSSQNPFIHGLSVLNAIIKLVSCKKPIWFFGMPGLLLTIAGVFVGFMAFSDYYITARFPFAFSMVSALTLIMGMLLITSGLILNALVEIMKASKNLKSSGSPKQESPPLHAGTDENQFEKVTESHDPCPYCPADPEDFSKY; encoded by the coding sequence ATGCCGGCCTACAATGAAGAGAGGTATATTGCCAAGACTGTTATGGGGGCCCGGCAGTATGCCGATATTGTCCTCGTGGTCGATGATGGATCGGAAGATGACACAGTGCCGATTGCCAGAGCGCTTGGTGCCCTCGTCATACAGCATGAGGTCAACCGCGGTTATGGCGGGGCTCTTCAGACAATCTTCGACACAGTGCGGAAAATCGGGGCGGACGAGCTTGTCATCATGGATTCCGATGGTCAGCATGATCCCCGGGACATCGAAAACCTCCTGAGGAAACTTCGCGAGGGGAACGATGTTGTCATAGGCTCCCGGTTTATCAAGGGCGCAAGAGGGGACATCCCGGCCTATCGAAGGGTCGGGATGAAGGTCCTCGATACCGCCACACAATACGCAAGTGATATGAATATTACCGATTCACAGAGTGGATTCCGGGCATACGGAAAACGAGCGATCCAAACAATCCAGCTCGGCGGGAACGATATGTCGGCAGGTTCGGAGATTCTCATTCAAATCGGCGCTCAGAATCTTAAAGTTGCGGAGGAACCTATTCGGGTTCGCTATGACATTGAGAACACTTCGTCACAAAATCCGTTCATTCACGGGTTGTCCGTTCTCAATGCAATTATCAAACTTGTCAGTTGCAAGAAGCCGATATGGTTCTTCGGCATGCCCGGACTGTTATTAACCATAGCCGGGGTTTTTGTGGGGTTCATGGCTTTTTCGGATTACTACATCACAGCAAGATTTCCATTTGCGTTCTCGATGGTCAGTGCTCTCACCCTCATCATGGGGATGCTCCTGATCACATCCGGTCTGATCCTCAACGCCCTGGTAGAGATTATGAAGGCATCGAAGAACCTGAAATCATCCGGTTCCCCTAAACAGGAGTCTCCACCATTGCATGCCGGGACGGATGAGAACCAATTTGAAAAGGTGACAGAAAGTCATGATCCTTGTCCCTATTGTCCGGCTGATCCGGAAGACTTTTCAAAGTACTGA
- a CDS encoding beta-ribofuranosylaminobenzene 5'-phosphate synthase: MEPLTADSIVEKIREIEQGVGRLSPMQKVLIGTDGSVTGLLEMATGHPVTITTLVQDVVGADTEAAAALDIEQGDEVNYRVVELKDGVTGEVLIYAVSCTPLRRLKPEFRQDLMRADIPIGRILRRHRIESRREITDARVVRAGTDLARTFNVHRCEPMLSRKYRIIHREEPLIAIEEIFPCTAFTDEIRVLVDAPSRIHITLLDMNGASGRVDGGVGVTLDEPGCVLDARKAAGIEVRGGDEESRRRVADAARAAKETLGLPGGAEIALHAAARHHAGLGSGTQVALATAAALCRLYERDVSVCDLAKVVGRGGTSGIGTAAFEQGGFILDGGHRFGSPGGKDDFRPSAASRGVAPPPVLARHRFPEDWRILLVTPQVGAGAHGRGEVDIFRTHCPVPLDEVREVCHEVLMRMIPGLVEHDLDLFGSAINRTQSLGFKKVEVGLQHPVISSLLEATVQAGAAGAGLSSFGPTVYAVGDSGMQDVTRAAREVLGEQGGSVLLTRARNSGASVRAE; encoded by the coding sequence ATGGAACCCCTGACGGCAGACAGCATCGTCGAGAAGATACGGGAGATCGAGCAGGGCGTGGGAAGGCTCTCCCCGATGCAGAAGGTTCTCATCGGAACCGACGGGTCGGTGACCGGCCTGCTCGAGATGGCGACCGGCCACCCCGTCACCATCACCACCCTGGTACAGGACGTCGTCGGCGCCGATACCGAGGCGGCGGCGGCACTCGATATCGAGCAGGGCGACGAGGTCAACTACCGCGTCGTTGAACTGAAAGACGGCGTAACGGGAGAAGTGCTCATCTACGCGGTCTCCTGCACCCCGCTCCGGCGGCTTAAACCGGAGTTCAGGCAGGATCTCATGCGGGCCGATATTCCCATCGGGAGGATTCTCCGCCGCCACCGGATAGAGTCGCGCCGGGAGATCACCGACGCCCGCGTCGTCCGTGCCGGCACGGATCTTGCCCGGACGTTCAACGTCCACCGGTGCGAACCGATGCTCTCGCGGAAGTACCGGATCATCCACCGCGAAGAGCCGCTGATCGCCATCGAGGAGATCTTCCCCTGCACGGCGTTCACCGACGAGATCAGGGTGCTCGTCGATGCTCCATCAAGGATCCACATCACCCTGCTCGACATGAACGGCGCGTCCGGCAGGGTGGACGGCGGGGTCGGGGTCACCCTCGACGAGCCGGGGTGCGTGCTCGATGCACGGAAAGCCGCGGGGATCGAGGTTCGCGGCGGCGACGAGGAGTCGCGCCGCAGGGTTGCCGATGCGGCCCGGGCGGCGAAGGAGACGCTCGGACTTCCCGGGGGCGCGGAGATCGCCCTGCATGCCGCCGCACGGCATCACGCCGGGCTCGGGAGCGGGACGCAGGTTGCTCTCGCCACGGCCGCCGCCCTCTGCCGGCTTTACGAGCGGGACGTCTCCGTATGCGATCTTGCGAAGGTCGTCGGGCGCGGCGGGACCTCCGGCATCGGCACGGCGGCGTTCGAGCAGGGGGGGTTCATCCTGGACGGCGGGCACCGGTTCGGCTCTCCCGGGGGCAAAGATGATTTCCGCCCCTCGGCGGCGTCGCGGGGCGTCGCGCCCCCGCCGGTTCTCGCCCGGCACCGGTTCCCGGAGGACTGGCGCATCCTGCTCGTCACGCCGCAGGTAGGCGCAGGAGCGCACGGGAGAGGGGAGGTCGATATCTTCCGCACCCACTGCCCGGTTCCCCTCGACGAAGTCCGGGAGGTCTGCCACGAGGTGCTCATGCGGATGATCCCGGGCCTCGTCGAGCACGACCTCGACCTCTTCGGTTCGGCGATCAACCGGACACAGTCGCTCGGGTTCAAGAAGGTCGAGGTGGGCCTGCAGCACCCGGTCATCTCCTCGCTCCTCGAGGCGACGGTGCAGGCCGGCGCCGCCGGAGCGGGCCTGAGTTCGTTCGGGCCGACGGTCTACGCCGTCGGGGATTCCGGGATGCAGGATGTGACCCGGGCGGCGAGGGAGGTGCTCGGCGAGCAGGGGGGGTCGGTGCTGCTCACGCGGGCGAGGAACTCCGGGGCGAGCGTGCGGGCGGAGTGA